The proteins below are encoded in one region of Vigna radiata var. radiata cultivar VC1973A unplaced genomic scaffold, Vradiata_ver6 scaffold_380, whole genome shotgun sequence:
- the LOC106780062 gene encoding uncharacterized protein LOC106780062 has translation MSGSDPSPGRTFIWIITGLLFISIVAGGACLVAYLLLPESETSSSWIPEIGVALVCLPWLFWLLTFFYRVLSRTFGCRVTIGGVGSADVEVACRAKGAANLNRDSSVASHESEMALAKSMAS, from the coding sequence ATGTCTGGGTCTGATCCTAGTCCTGGGCGCACGTTCATATGGATCATAACTGGTCTTTTGTTCATCTCTATAGTAGCAGGAGGTGCATGCCTTGTAGCATACCTGCTCCTTCCTGAATCAGAAACATCATCCTCTTGGATACCAGAAATAGGGGTGGCATTGGTTTGCCTACCATGGCTCTTTTGGTTGCTCACCTTCTTTTACAGAGTTTTGTCAAGAACTTTTGGATGTAGAGTTACAATCGGCGGAGTTGGAAGTGCAGATGTGGAGGTCGCATGTCGTGCAAAAGGTGCTGCTAACTTAAACAGGGATTCATCCGTTGCCTCACACGAGAGTGAAATGGCACTTGCAAAATCTATGGCCTCATGA